Proteins encoded by one window of Homoserinimonas aerilata:
- a CDS encoding ABC transporter permease, translated as MVALVLRLRLAQLSNGLRRGGVQLLGLVVLLAFGVALTGYLLDAFGALASASAADAATGTVLIGSVVTLGFVLVPLLLPGDDPLDARSFTPLGRPRAGVVWGLALAAVIGVPTILLIVVAAGFAHSWAWNPDAAPIASLAAVLIVLTGVLGARLARSFGAVVLMTRGLREAAGIVLLLVLLAATPFVLMLLLGGDDPQLQSRLGEWAAGLSDSPLGFAWAAPVAAAAGDSDVAWQRLGMAALVLGVVAVAWHLLALRMQRMPAPRLDGSPAREAGLGWFDVMPATLVGAIAGRSFSYWMRDGRYKFALAVIPVVAVLVVVPFAVVGVWWQNLALIPLPVMCLFLGWLLHNDLAHDNTALWLHVAADTPGWADRIGRIVPVLVLGVPMIAVFAPLSAWGYGDWSVLPSVFGVSVCVLLSGIGISSYTSARMPYAAVRPGASPFSQPQSSSGSSGQAVAFFGTIVVSLPVLWLAGLGLAEGGDWPMLTLLGGLVLGLLVLLLGVWAGGRVFTRQAPELLAFTLRN; from the coding sequence GTGGTTGCGCTCGTTCTCCGACTGAGGCTCGCCCAGCTCTCCAACGGGCTGCGTCGCGGCGGTGTGCAACTGCTCGGTCTCGTCGTTCTGCTGGCGTTCGGCGTTGCGCTCACCGGCTATCTGCTCGACGCGTTCGGCGCCCTCGCGTCGGCTTCCGCGGCGGATGCGGCAACGGGAACGGTTCTGATCGGTTCGGTGGTCACGCTCGGCTTCGTGCTGGTTCCGTTGCTCCTTCCGGGCGATGATCCTCTCGATGCTCGCTCCTTCACCCCCCTCGGTCGCCCTCGTGCCGGCGTGGTCTGGGGCTTGGCGCTCGCGGCCGTCATCGGCGTTCCGACGATTCTGCTGATCGTCGTCGCTGCGGGCTTCGCGCATTCCTGGGCATGGAATCCGGATGCTGCGCCCATCGCTTCTCTCGCGGCTGTCCTGATTGTGCTGACCGGTGTGCTGGGTGCGCGGCTCGCTCGTTCCTTCGGCGCCGTCGTGCTCATGACGCGCGGCCTGCGTGAGGCTGCCGGCATCGTGCTGCTGCTGGTGCTTCTGGCGGCGACACCTTTCGTGCTCATGTTGCTGCTGGGGGGCGACGACCCTCAGTTGCAGTCTCGGCTGGGTGAGTGGGCGGCGGGGCTCTCTGACTCTCCGCTCGGGTTCGCGTGGGCGGCGCCTGTGGCTGCGGCCGCGGGTGACTCGGATGTGGCGTGGCAGCGTCTGGGCATGGCTGCGCTGGTGCTCGGTGTCGTGGCGGTCGCATGGCATCTGCTGGCGCTCCGCATGCAGCGCATGCCGGCGCCGCGGCTCGACGGTTCTCCGGCCCGCGAGGCCGGCCTGGGCTGGTTCGATGTGATGCCGGCGACTCTGGTGGGGGCGATCGCGGGGCGCAGCTTCAGTTACTGGATGCGCGATGGTCGCTACAAGTTCGCGCTTGCCGTCATCCCGGTGGTTGCCGTGCTGGTGGTGGTGCCGTTCGCCGTGGTCGGCGTGTGGTGGCAGAATCTGGCGCTCATCCCGCTGCCGGTCATGTGTCTGTTCTTGGGCTGGTTGCTGCACAACGATCTCGCGCACGACAACACGGCGTTGTGGTTGCATGTCGCGGCGGACACTCCGGGCTGGGCGGATCGCATCGGCCGAATCGTGCCTGTGCTCGTGCTCGGCGTTCCGATGATCGCGGTGTTCGCGCCCCTGAGCGCGTGGGGGTACGGCGATTGGTCGGTGCTGCCGTCGGTGTTCGGGGTGAGCGTGTGCGTGCTCCTCTCCGGTATCGGCATCTCCAGTTACACCTCCGCCCGTATGCCGTATGCGGCTGTGCGGCCGGGGGCGAGCCCGTTCTCGCAGCCGCAGTCGTCATCCGGTTCGAGTGGTCAGGCTGTCGCATTCTTCGGAACCATCGTCGTCTCGTTGCCGGTGCTGTGGCTGGCCGGTCTGGGCCTCGCGGAGGGCGGCGATTGGCCCATGCTGACCCTGCTGGGCGGCCTCGTGCTGGGGCTGCTTGTGCTGCTGCTGGGCGTGTGGGCTGGCGGCCGTGTGTTCACGCGGCAGGCTCCGGAGCTGCTCGCTTTCACTCTGCGCAATTGA
- a CDS encoding DUF3039 domain-containing protein gives MSDTEHSGGGTDVLDRELEELLQQEQLEDGDHERFSHYVQKDKILKSALSGKPVIALCGKKWTPGRDPEKFPVCPTCKEIYEKMKQ, from the coding sequence ATGAGTGACACTGAACACAGCGGCGGCGGTACGGATGTCCTGGATCGCGAACTCGAGGAACTGCTTCAGCAGGAGCAGCTCGAGGATGGCGACCACGAGCGCTTCTCGCACTATGTGCAGAAGGACAAGATCCTCAAGTCGGCGCTCAGTGGCAAGCCTGTCATCGCGCTGTGCGGCAAGAAGTGGACCCCGGGTCGTGACCCCGAGAAGTTCCCTGTCTGCCCCACCTGCAAGGAGATCTACGAGAAGATGAAGCAGTAG
- a CDS encoding GntR family transcriptional regulator: MMLRIDPASAVPPFEQLRVQLLEQVQSGHLAAGAKLPTVRKLAEDLGLAPGTVARTYRELETLGIIETRGRAGTFVAAQGDPAERGAQQAARDYVDRIRSLGVDSDAALEWVRAALRP; this comes from the coding sequence ATGATGCTTCGCATCGATCCGGCGTCGGCTGTGCCGCCGTTCGAGCAGTTGCGGGTGCAGCTGCTCGAGCAGGTGCAGTCGGGCCATCTTGCGGCCGGCGCAAAACTGCCGACCGTGCGCAAGTTGGCGGAGGACCTCGGGCTGGCTCCCGGTACCGTCGCGCGCACCTACCGTGAGCTCGAGACCCTCGGCATCATCGAGACCCGCGGCCGGGCCGGAACCTTCGTTGCCGCGCAGGGTGACCCGGCTGAGCGCGGGGCGCAACAGGCCGCGCGCGACTACGTCGACCGCATCCGCAGCCTCGGCGTGGACTCGGATGCTGCACTCGAGTGGGTGCGTGCCGCGCTGCGCCCCTGA